A segment of the uncultured Desulfobulbus sp. genome:
CTTTTCGACTTTGACGCCACAGGTTGGACACTGCAGCCGCCGTGGAGCATAGAGGAAAAATACCGGAATGCCCCACAAGGGCACAAAGGCAAAAGATCTGACACGCAGGGTGTCGTACCCCGGCCCCCTCTGGCCGCACTTGGAACAGATGGGTTTGCGGCCGGCCTGGGGCCGCAACGTTATCACCAATGCCGGCGGTCCGGAATCACGCCATTTGCAAGTGTCATAGATAAAACCCGGTTGTTTTTCAATACGGTTCAAGATAGTTTTAACGTGCATCCTGTCTGATCTAAGCTGAGGAGTTTTTGGAAGAAACATTCCCCCGGCAAAGTAAGGCAGGATGCATTTTATGAAACCCCCACAAAAGGACATTGGCAATAGCAGGGAGGTCCGCCTCTATCAAGGCCAAGCCCTGCGGGTGCGCGCTGCGCGCACAGCCTTGACAGAGACGAACCTCCCTGCTCATCCTGAAAGTGGCAAGGGTGACGGGGCGGCAGGTGCCCACCCCTCTCACCTCCGGAGGGGCTCAGGTTCTGGGGCTTATTTTCAAAGAGCTACCCACAAATTCTGCGGACGAGGCAGATTCTTCAATCAGCCGATATTCCTTACCCCCTACTCTCCTAATGGTAAATAATGATGCAAATTGCTGAAAAAAGGGCTATATTTAGCAAAACTTCAACATCAATCTCCGAGAGTGATTAGTAATCATTCTCGGGTAGAAAGGGTGCCATTATGAGGCTGGGGCTTTGACGGTTTTGTCGCGCCTAATTGTCTGAATACAACCACCCCCTTGGAGTCTTCTCCTTAGCCTGACGGCTATGCACTCAAGCGTACCCAGATCAAAATGATGCCTATGTATCATTGGGCCGCACGGCGCATCGAAACGCATGTAAAAATCTGTGTTCTGGCGCTGCTCATAGAGCGCGTTGCGGAACGTGAGTGCGGGGAGCCCTGGTCCCGGATACGGCGCAACTTAGCCAAACTTCAAGCCACTGAGTTTCAAAACGACCAGCACAGTTTTTTTCAGATTAATTCAGCGCCGGAAGCCTGTCGTGAACTGATGAAAAAACTTGTAACTCCGCTACCGACCAAAATTTTTGGCATTAAGCCCCTTGAAAAATAAGTGCAATACCTGTGGGCACACGCCAAAATCGGCACCACCCGCCAACGCCCACCAGGCAAGGCTTTGCGGCTAGGCGTGTTCCACAACCCGTAAACCCAGGCGTGACCAGCCAGCTCCCAAAAGCTGGCTTTTCTTTTATTTTCCTAGTAAATAAACTCGTAAATTAATCAAAGTAACGATTCAACTTTTAAAATAGAGTTTATTTACTAAGCCGACAAATACTCAATGAAGATTGGATACGCTCGCATTTCTACACTCGACCAGAACCATGACCTCCAGTTTGATGCGCTGAAACAGGCTGGCTGTGAGAAAATTTTTTCTGATAAGGTATCCGGAGCAAAAGTTGACCGACCGGGCCTTCAGGATGCGCTGGAATATTTGAGAAAGGGTGACTGCTTAGTCGTGTGGCGATTAGATCGGCTTGGCCGCAGCCTGAAACATTTGATTGAGGTAGCTGAGGGGTTGGAAACCCGAGATATAGGCTTGGCATCCTTGCAGGAGGGCTTGGACACCTCTACCAGTGGCGGGAAATTAATTTTTCACATTTTCGGGGCACTGGCTGAATTTGAACGGAACCTGATCAGAGAGAGGACCATGGCCGGCTTAGCTGCCGCCAGGGCAAGAGGACGAGTAGGTGGCAGAAGCAACAAATTGGATAACAGTAAAATCCAAACGCTGAAAAAAATGTATGACTCCCGTGAGTATTCAATCGGTGAAATTTGCCAATTACTCAAAATCAGCAAGCCAACGTTTTACAGATACTTGAGGATGCGACAGCAGGAACCTTTCGCCCCCTCCTGAATTAAGAGTCAAAGACCACCGGCAAAGCCGGTGGCTTGAAAGACTGGGAGCCGCTCAAAGCGGCATATGCAACTGATCCACTGACCACCCTTGGTGGTCAAGTTGTTGGCAAGATCCAGCAATAAAATATCACGAGTTCGCATCTATTATCTTTCGATTCTGACTCTTGTTGTTTTGTGTGAGTATAAGCAAAAACTGATGCTCCGGTATTCGTTGATCGATTCCTCATTGAAATCTGGGAATTAAGCATCAGAAAAAATTGTGTTGATTCTTGCCTATGCTCTTTGCATTGTTGATCTCAACAAAGACGATCAAGAACGCAATCAATTGTTTCTTTTCTGCAATCCAGTAACCGTCAAACTGTTGGAGTCCCCCGGCAAAGCCGGGGGTTTACCCAAGGGAAATTAAATGCCTTTCCTGGGGGGCCGAAACAATATTGCGGGCCATCCGTTTTTCACATGAAAACGAAGAGGTAAGGCCAACTATTCGGTTTTATAAATACTTTTGATATCTCGGTAGAAATTTTCATGAGAACCAAGAGCCATTAACACGAGGGTGACTGTTTCGTCTTGGTGGCTATAACCGAGAAGGGTGAGCTGTTTGTTCATTTTAAATTTGTAAACTCGCAGAAATGAAAGATCTCCCTTTTTCTGCTCACCCAAAAGAGGATCATCGATAAGTTCTTTAACGGCTTTGTCCAGATCCTTCTTTTGGTTCTGGTGAAGCTTCTTGACAGCTTTTTTGAAGGTTGGCGTTTGAAGGACCTTGGTGATTTTAGCCAAAGTTATACTCCTCAAGCTTTCCAGCCTCTTTTTCGGCTTTTGCGATGATAGCCTGCCTAACGAACTCATATGGCAGATCTGGGTTATCTTCCATCATCTTACCGATTTTAGCCCAATGCTCAATTTGCTTTGGTGTTGTACGGTTTAATGCTTTTGCCATAATGGCGGCCTTGTCAACTAATTCTTGGTCAAGTCGTACACTGGCTGTAGGCATAATCAATCTCCTTTACGTTTGATCTGCGACGATTGTAGTATATTGCCACAATCGTCGCAATATACGTCAACCATGACTTCGTGATTCTTTGGCGCCACTCATCTTGTTCAGAAGGTTGAGCCGCATGGCTGGCAGCTTTCAATATTTTCTCCGCAAAGAGCCGGGCGAGCAACCTACTTCTCGTTGAAACATCTCAATGAAGGCACTCAGGCTCTTGTATCCCAAATCAATGGCGATATCTGTAACCGGCTCACTTTGGCAGAGCCTGGTGATTGCTTCCTGAAGAACGAGCCTGGTCCGCCACCCCCGAAAGGTTAATCCTGTTTCAGCAACGAAAAGTCGGGCCAAAGTTCGCCCGCTTGCACCGGCCAAGCTTCCCCACTGGTCGAGGTCGCGAGTGTCGCCAGGATCATTCAGGAGAGCCTCCATCACCCGTAAGAGACGTGAATCTCGCCCCATTGGCAGATGCAATGGGGTCGCTTCCGCATGCTGCAATTCATCTAGGAGTACCAGCATCACACGCCAGCCGGGGCTGTCGGGTTGATACTTCTCACCAATCTCCGCCGCCCTGCCTATCAACTCACGCAAAAAGGAACTTACCTTGAAGATCGTGCATTGCTCCGGCAGCCCCATTGACCAGGCAGGATCGACAAAAAGGTTCCTCAATAGGACCTTCCCTGGAAAATATACTTCATGATTTTGTTGAGATGGCACCCAAACAGCTTGCGACGGGGGAACAACCCAAATGTCATGATCGCAAATGACCCGCATCGTACCGTGACTGGCATAGATCAACTGTCCGCGTGGGTGTGCATGAGCCGCAGCGCAACCGGCCTGTTCCACCTCCATGGTTAAAGGAATGACGGGCAAAGAGCTATCGAGACGATAACCGATGATTACCGGATCTAGCTTTGTCAGTTTTTCGACATTCATTGTCTTAACATAGGAAGTCGGACAATGAAAAACAAGCTATAGATGGGAATGAGTCAATATTAACGGAGGGTCCATCATGCACTCACATCAACGAAAAATCATCGAACAGTTTACCCAACAAGCAGTGCCATTTACACAGGTGGCCGGACATCACGACGCCATTGACCTGCTGGTTGATTTAACACGTCCTGTAGGCAAAGATACGATCTTGGATGTAGCCTGCGGGCCGGGGATAGTCACCTGCGCTTTCGCCAATCATTGTGGCCATATTACCGGCCTGGACCTCACTCCGGCTATGATCGAACAAGCACAGAAAAGGCAAACAGATCAAGGAATGACTAATGTCACCTGGAAGCTGGGCACCTGCTCCCCCTTACCTTTTGCGGATGCAAGTTTTTCGATGGTCATTACCCGATACAGTTTTCATCATTTTCTCAGCCCCAGAGAGGTGTTGGCGGAGATGATACGAGTTTGCCGCCCTGGAGGTAAAATCCTGGTCGCCGATGTCGCTATCTCTCCTAACAAAGCCGAGGCTTTTGATCGAATGGAGAATATTCGTGATCCCTCCCATGTCCATGCATTGACAACGGAGGAATTTAACCGATTGATTCATCAATCAGGACTGAATGAGTATCGTCGGGCCCAATATAAGGTCGACATTGAACTCGAATCGCAGATTAAGGCTTCATTTCCAATACCGGGAGACGCGGAAAAATTGCGATCGATGATTACCGAGGACATCAGCGTCGATCGCTTGGGTATTGCGGCAGAAAGGAGAAACGACCAGGTTTGGTATTCTATCCCCATCGTGGTCTATGTGGGCAGCAAGGCGAGTTGAGTGGAACATTCGCACCCTTCAATTATACGTGCCTCGTCCGCAGAATTTGTGGGTAGCTCTTTGAAAATAAGCCCCAGAACCTGAGCCCCTCCGGAGGTGAGAGGGGTGGGCACCTGCCGCCCCGTCACCCTTGCCACTTTCAGGATGAGCAGGGAGGTTCGTCTCTGTCAAGGCTGTGCGCGCAGCGCGCACCCGCAGGGCTTGGCCTTGATAGAGGCGGACCTCCCTGCTATTGCCAATGTCCTTTTGTGGGGGTTTCATAAAATGCATCCTGCCTTACTTTGCCGGGGGAATGTTTCTTCCAAAAACTCCTCAGCTTAGATCAGACAGGATGCACGTTAAAACTATCTTGAACCGTATTGAAAAACAACCGGGTTTTATCTATGACACTTGCAAATGGCGTGATTCCGGACCGCCGGCATTGGTGATAACGTTGCGGCCCCAGGCCGGCCGCAAACCCATCTGTTCCAAGTGCGGCCAGAGGGGGCCGGGGTACGACACCCTGCGTGTCAGATCTTTTGCCTTTGTGCCCTTGTGGGGCATTCCGGTATTTTTCCTCTATGCTCCACGGCGGCTGCAGTGTCCAACCTGTGGCGTCAAAGTCGAAAAGCTGCCATGGGTTGTAGGAAAGAGCCATCTTACGATCTCTTACGCATGGTTCCTGGCCACATGGTGTAAACGCTTGAGCTGGAAGGAAGTGGCCGAAATCTTTAAAACCAGTTGGGACACGGTCTTCAGGTCGGTGGAAATGGCGGTCAACTGGGGGCTCGCCTATCGTAATATCGATGGGATCACTGCCATTGGCATCGACGAAATCTGCTGGCGCAAACGCAAGGATAAGTTTGTCACCCTGGTGTATCAGCTTGACCAGGGAAAAAGGCGCCTGCTTTGGATCGGCCCCGACAGGACCGCCAAAACTTTCAGAGAGTTTTTCGACTGGCTCGGCACGGCAAGGTCTCGGCAATTGCGGTTTATTTGCAGTGACATGTGGAAACCCTATCTGGCCGTCATTGCCGAAAAAGCAGCGGGCGCCGTCAATATCCTCGACCGGTTTCATATCATGAGTCACATGAGCAAGGCTATCGACGAGGTCAGAGCCGATGAGGCCAAGGAGCTCAAGAAGAAGGGGAAAGAACCCCTCCTTGCAAAGAGCCGTTGGTGCCTCTTAAAACGACCTGAAAATCTGACCGAAAAACAGGTGGACAGGCTCAAGGATCTGCTCGCATGCAACCTCAGAACTATCCGCGCCTACTTGCTCAAGGAAGATTTTCAGCGATTCTGGGGCTACAGTTCACCGGCTTGGGCTGGAAAGTTTCTTGATGCCTGGTGCACAAGAACCATGCGATCCAAAATCAAACCGATGAAGAAGGTTGCCAAAATGTTGAGAGCTCACCGCCCCCTCCTGCTCAACTGGTTTCGTGCAAAAAATACGATTGCCCTGGGTTGTGTGGAGGGCTTTAACAACAAGGCAAAGGTGGTTACCAAGCGATCCTATGGATTTCGCACGTACGATGGGCTGAAAATAGCTTTATATCATGGGCTTGGTGACCTGCCGATACCCCAGGGTGCCCACAGATTCTGCTGAGGAACCTTATACGTTTACCAGGTCTCCTCTGTTGGAATGATCTAATGCCAACTATTGCAGAGCGGGGTACATCTTCAGGCTAAACGACTGATTTCCCGGTGGCGAAAGCAATCAACGAGGTGATCGTTGACCATTCCGGTTGCCTGCATAAAGGCGTAACAGATCGTCGGCCCAACAAAAGTAAACCCATGCTTTTTAAGATCCTTACTCATCCAGTTGGACTCTTTGGTCTGAGCTGGTATCTCGACAAGGCTCTTCCAATTATTCTGCAGCGGTGCTCCTTCGACATATTTCCAAAGGAAGGTATCAAGTGATCCGAATTGCTCCCTGATACCCAGCGTTGCCCGAGCATTTTTAACGGTTGCTTCAATCTTGAGGCGATTTCGAACGATTCCTGGATTTGCAAGCAACCGTTCTATTTTCCTGGGCGAATACCCGGCAATCTGTTCACAATCGAACTGATCAAACGCTTTTCTGTAATTCTCTCTTTTTTTCAAAATGGTCAGCCAGCTTAAACCAGCCTGCGCGCCTTCGAGAATCAGGAATTCGAAAAGCATTTGCTCATCATGGATGGGTACCCCCCATTCGTTATCGTGGTACGCGACGTACAATGCATCATCACCACACCATCCACATCGTTGCATCATGTCTCTCATCAGGGTTATGGGAGGAATTTTTCCGAATTTCCCCATTGATTGAGTATCTTATATGGCTATCCAACCCCGCTCCTCTTTTTAGGATATCCACTCAAAGTAAAATAATACCGATGCTTATTTTATTTTCGGGAGCAGGAAAGATCTCCTCGGAAAATATTACTGCGGACCTCTTATGATGACCATACTTTGGTCCTTATCCGGTTGTGACCCTGCCCACGATCAACGAACACTGCTTCATGCCCCCAGGAATGTAAGAAAAAGCAATTATACACGATTCCCTTAAGTGTGAACTGTCTGAATCCGTTGTGTTGACATTAGCCACACGCCACCGTATATTCATTGCATACACATACAACTTATTGGCAAATGAGGCTATCTAATGAAACAGGCAGAAACTCGCGAGGCTTCGATCAATATTCGTGCATTGCGTGCGCAAAGAGATTTGATTGATAAAGCTGCGGCAATACGCCACAAAACTCGATCTGATTTTATACTTGAAGCTTCCTGCCAAGAAGCTGAAAATGTTTTGCTTGATAGAAGGCTATTTTACCTTAAAGACGAAGATTACGATGCTTTCGAAGCAGCCTTACAAACACCTGTCAGTGAAAATCCGGCACTTCGTCGACTTCTTTCAGAGAGAGCCCCATGGGAAGATTGACAGCTCCAAAATCTATAGATTCGGAGCTGAGCACTGGTAATTTTGATTGTGGCATACCTTCTCTCAACCATTGGCTTCAAAGACAAGCGTTAAAAAATGGTAACTATTCAGCACAAACCGAAACCACAAGCGTACTCATAAAATCGGGCCATCTGCCCTGGAAGAGTAAGCGCAGTGCTTTGGACGCAGTAATGCCTTGTTTTCTACAGGTCGTGATGTAGCTACGGATACGGCAGAAAGTCTCTGCACCTTCCATTGAACGGAAGCACCCTGACACCTTCTGCTGCACCTTGATCATCCGCAGGTCATTTTCTGCCTGGTTATTGGTGAAAGGCACCAGCGGATCGTCCAAGAACCGAAGAACGTCGTTTTCAAAGCTCTGTAATCGCTCCAGCAGGTTTCTGGATTTCGATTTGGCTATTCGTCCCCGTTTTCCGTTGTTGAGCTTAGGGGCCGGTGCCGGGCATTCCAGTTCGGCTTGTTGCAAGAGTTCTCGATATCGCACTCTGTACTGCTCTGCCGTGGCGGAATCGAGACATCCGCCAGCGCCATGGACCATCTCATTGGCCTCCTTGAGCAGCAGGCTGAGCTGCTGGGCCCATTGTTGACCATCTTGCTCCCAGGCCCGTTCCAGTTCACGCAAATGGTGCGCATTGCACAAGGCATGAACCCGGCCGTAATGGAAATAGGGTTTCCAATGATCGTGGCAGAGTATCCCGTGGAAACCTGGGAGGATACCGATGGACTCTATTGCCTCACCGCCCCGTTTTGCATGGGGAGCGAAATGGCTTAACCCAAGACTGGAAACATTATGCAGCCAGCATCGTTTGCCACCGATGTTGATCCCTGTCTCGTCGACATGAAGCAAGTCCTCTTGTTGCAACGCCTTTTGCACCCACTGCTCGAAGAAGGCCAGACGATCAAAGGCGTCACGGTTGAAATTGACAATGGAACCGCTACTGACCGGAATACCCATCTGCTCCAGGAAGTGGTCCTCGATCCGATTATATGGCACCATCTGGAACTGCGACATATACACAGCATTGACCTTCACGCCGATGCCATACTGTACCGGCCTGGTGATCCCTTCCGGAAACGGTGCGACATGACGTCTGCCCTGTTCATCCACCACGATCTCGGCACGCCATTCGGTCACCAGGGTGGTGATGTCCAGGTCAATGACCTGGCGTGCCTCGTGGCCGCTGCTGCGATAGCGCCCAGGGGGAAGCAGGCTGCGATCGATAACAATCTCCTTGATGATATCGGGATCACTGACAGGTCTCAGTGTCGTTCCAGCATGACCAGGCTGACCGCCGGGTTTGCGACCACTCGCAGAACGAGGTTTTTTAGTGCGGAAAGGATCGGTCGACGGCGGCTTGCTACTGTTTTTGCTATTGAGACCAAGGCGATTCAACAACAATGAAACCAAGAGCAACAGAACTTCCAGGCTGCTTTTCAGCGCCGGTGAAAGATCCTGCTCAGCGGCTATCAAGCTGGTAACCCGCTGGATTGTCTCTTCTACATTGATGTTATCGATTGTCACTCCAACCCCCGTGTTTGTGTCTTGCCGACACTATACCACGGGTTTTAAAATCGAAATTTTAGTCCCAAAACTGCCCCTGGGACGGTTTGTAATTTTTTCTGCGATCCGCCTGCCGCGTGCCCTCGATCAACATGCACCAAAAGGCCGTAGCGGTGCTTCAATGGGGGGAATTGGGCAGTTTGCCAATCGCACTGGAAAATACAAAATTTAACCGAAAACCATGTCAAGCACTTTTTTAACAAATTCAGCATGGTGAGCTGAATAGTTACAAAAAATGAAATATCAGGTGCATCCAGGACATTTGTCGTTTGCGATGAGATGGATGTAGTCGGCTATTATGCCTTGGCAACTGGAAGTGTAATGCGCCAGCAGGCTCCTGGAAAAATCAAACGAGAAATGCCCGAACCTATTCCAGTGTTGGTGCTGGGGCGTTTGGCAGTTGATCATAAATGGCAGGGTTCTGGGCTGGGTACCAGCTTGCTGAGGGATGCTTTACTACGAACTTATAATGTTTCAAAGCACGTTGGTGTTCGTGCTCTGCTTGTCCATGCCCTGTCAGAAAATGCGAAAAATTTCTATCTGTGCCGTGGTTTTATGCAATCACCCATAGAACCAATGACCTTAATGCTCAATCTTAGAGATCTTCAACATTCTCTTGAATGAGAAGATTGATACACCCAAATAATCACGCCAAAAAATTACGCACTGGCCCTCTACCCGCGCCGATGCTGCCCAGTTTTTCAGATGATGCTCCAATACCTGCTGAATAAGCTGGTTCTCACAAAAGAAATCACTTCAGTACGAAAAGAGCCCCCCTCTCCTGTTGAACAGCTGCCTCTGTTCTTAGCAATCCAATCTTCTAACTATTTATCAGATAACGACTTATTCTTGTTTGTCGGCACTAATCGTAGTGTCCAGGGCCAGAGGCAAATAAACAGCCCCCTTGGCCGCAAGGTTACAGCCAAACTTTTCGAGTTTGCATCCTCCTCTACCGTGCCCCTATTATGCCGGAACTATTTTCAATTTTATCCATTTAATTTCAACAAGATAAGAGCATAGCTCTGCGCGATTTTGCCGGTTCCATTGCCGGTTTGCCATTGAAGTGTCAATCAGCTTTGAAAAATGCCCCCGTTTCAGCATCCAAAATTGACCCCCTAAAAATCAAAAAAGATGGTCGTTTTCTCCGCTTTTCTACATCGGGCCAGCGCAGTGAGCTCAAGGGGCTTTCTGGAGCGAGAATGGGCCAAAGTGTTGCTCGTCGGAGCGGAAGAAAGTCCCTTGCGCGGATTGTCTCCGCGATGGTTATTCCCGGTTTTTAAAGCGGTAACTCTCATTGCCGGTCTCGATAATATCGCAATGATGGGTCAAGCGATCCAACAAGGCGGTGGTCATTTTGGCATCGCCAAACACCTGCGCCCACTCGCCAAAACTCAGATTAGTGGTCACGATTACGGATGTCTGCTCGTAGAGCCTGCTCAACAAATGGAACAGTAACGCCCCGCCGTTTTTTGAAAAAGGCAGATAACCCAGCTCATCGAGCACTACGCAGTCCACTCGGGTGAGTTGTGAGGCCAAGGCCCCTGATTTGCCCTGCTCTTTCTCCCGTTCCAACTGATTAACGAGATCGACCACGCTATAATAGCGGGCACGATGGCCCTGCTTGACGCAATGGGTCGCGATTGCGATGGCCAGGTGTGTCTTTCCAGTGCCGGTGCCGCCAATGAAGATCAGGTTTCTGGGCTGGCCGAGAAAATCGCCACCGTACAACGCACGGATCAATGCCTCGTTGACGGGTGAGCCGGCAAAGCGGAAGCTGTCCAAATCCTTGGCCACTGGAAAACGGGCAATGCCAATCTGATAGCGTATGGAGCGCGCTTTCCTCTCGGCAACTTCCACCAGGCATAGCTGTGCGAGGATCTCCTGAGCCGTCAACTGTCGCCGGACGCCCTGGGTGACCGTTTCGTCAAACGCACTGGCCATGCCATGGGGTTTGAGTTGCCTCAACTGATCAGTCAAAGACCACCGGCAAAGCCGGTGGCTTGAAAGACTGGGAGCCGCTCAAAGCGGCATATGCAACTGATCCACTGACCACCCTTGGTGGTCAAGTTGTTGGCAAGATCCAGCAATAAAATATCACGAGTTCGCATCTATTATCTTTCGATTCTGACTCTTGTTGTTTTGTGTGAGTATAAGCAAAAACTGATGCTCCGGTATTCGTTGATCGATTCCTCATTGAAATCTGGGAATTAAGCATCAGAAAAAATTGTGTTGATTCTTGCCTATGCTCTTTGCATTGTTGATCTCAACAAAGACGATCAAGAACGCAATCAATTGTTTCTTTTCTGCAATCCAGTAACCGTCAAACTGTTGGAGTCCCCCGGCAAAGCCGGGGGTTTACCCAAGGGAAATCAACTCATGCCGCTGCATGATCTACCTCCGTAAGAAGTGCATCGTAGCGGGCACAGTCGGCCATTGGTTCATACTGGAGACTTAAGCTCTCGGGTGTCGCGATAGGCTCTGCAGTTGGCGGGTCCAGTTGTCTGGCGATCAGGTTGAGAATTACCTCTGCGCGAATCGTCTTCTCCTGCAAGGCCTTGGCGCAGACCATCTCGATCAGCTCCAACCCGTGGCTATGGGCGGCGCAAAGAAGCTCGACAAACTCGCGGTCACCACCGGGAGCAGGCAGCAGCTGGCCTTGTACTTGGGACAGAGCGGGAGGCAATGCCCAATCCTTGAATGGTGCCCCGTTGCGCAAACCGCCGGGCTTACGCTCCAGAAGGCCCACATAATGCCAGGGATTATAGATCGTTTTGTCGCGGCCAAACAGGCGGATATGTTCGCCAACCACGCGACCGTTTTTGATCACCCGAATCCTATCAGCCCCGGCCCTGATCGTCACCGTCTGCCCAGCCATGGTGCTCTCCATGCTGTACTGGTTGCGATCATAACTGATCAGCGAAGTTCGCGTGACCCGGCCCTCCCGCTCGGTGAACCCATCAAAGGGCGCGCCAACCGGCAAGAGGCGGGCTTGCTCCTGTGCCAACACATCGCTAATCCGTCGCTCTTTCTCCTCGGGATGGGGACGATTTCGACTGATCTCGCGGCACCGATCAACCAGCCAATGGTTCAACTCCGCAAAATCCTTGAACCGCGGACAGGGCGTAAACAGCCAGTCCCGGACGCTTTGCACCTGCCGTTCAACTTGACCCTTCTCCCAGCCCGCTCCCGGCGTGCAGGCCACCGGCTCCACCAGGTAATGGCTGCACATCTGCGCAAACCGTCGGTTGAAGACCCGTTCTTTACCCAGCAGCACCTTATCCACTGCGGTCGTCTGTTGTCATAGATGCCACGTTGGCAGCTGCCTCCAAAAAAAGCAAAGGCGCGGTCATGGGTATCAAGCACCATCTCCAGCGTCTCGCGGGGATAGGCAACCACAGAGCTTTGAAGACTGTGGCACAACCGAAAATGCGCCACCTTGGCCACCTACACCACCCCGTCGAGCATCACCCATTCGTGGCTCCAGTCAAACTGGTATGTTTCCCCAGGGGAAAAGGACAGTGGAATAAAGCCTGCCCCGGGATGCCGCCCCTTCTCCTCCCGTCACTTCTCCACAAAACGCTGGATGCTGTCGTAGCTGCCGATATAGCCTTCGTTCCGGAGTAATTCCAACAGACGTTGGCTCGTCAGTCGTCGTTTCTTTGAGAGCTGCCATTCCTCCTAGAGCAGGGCAATCAAACGGGCTTGATACGGGCCAAGACGAGGCATTGGCTGACTCATTCGTTCATACTGATGCTCCGTGGCGCCACTGCGGATCACTTTACGTACCGTATTGCGCGACAATCGCAGCAGCCGGCTAATCTCTTTGATGCTTCTCCCGTCAACAAAATGGTAACTCCGGATCTTCGCTATTGTCTCCACTATCAGCATCCTCCAATTCTTCCGTGGGCTCATGCCACGGAGTGGGTAACATAGTGGGGTCAATTTTCGACGCTGTTTTCTACCTAAACGGGGTCATTATTCCACGCTGATCAACATCCAACCAAGATTCAGCAACGAACCCAGGTCGGCATTGACCCGCAGAAAAAATCTGTTTGAAACCGAGTCATGGTAGAAATCGTAAATGAGCGGCCCACCATAAATGCGCAATTTTCTCAGCACTGGCTTATGTTTGCGGGTTGTAGGCACATTTTAGTGCAGTGCCGGAGAAAATATCACGCAATTTCAATGTGATAAAATTTTACGCGTGGTGAAAATCTCAAAATCTGTGGGCACACGCGAAGCGATATTTCAGTTGAAATACGCGAATTAGCACGCTAACGTGGTGGGCAGTCATGTATCTGCGAACCACGAAACGAAAAAACAAGAACGGCACCGTTACCGAGTATCTCCAGCTCGCCCAC
Coding sequences within it:
- a CDS encoding recombinase family protein, yielding MKIGYARISTLDQNHDLQFDALKQAGCEKIFSDKVSGAKVDRPGLQDALEYLRKGDCLVVWRLDRLGRSLKHLIEVAEGLETRDIGLASLQEGLDTSTSGGKLIFHIFGALAEFERNLIRERTMAGLAAARARGRVGGRSNKLDNSKIQTLKKMYDSREYSIGEICQLLKISKPTFYRYLRMRQQEPFAPS
- a CDS encoding methyltransferase domain-containing protein, which translates into the protein MHSHQRKIIEQFTQQAVPFTQVAGHHDAIDLLVDLTRPVGKDTILDVACGPGIVTCAFANHCGHITGLDLTPAMIEQAQKRQTDQGMTNVTWKLGTCSPLPFADASFSMVITRYSFHHFLSPREVLAEMIRVCRPGGKILVADVAISPNKAEAFDRMENIRDPSHVHALTTEEFNRLIHQSGLNEYRRAQYKVDIELESQIKASFPIPGDAEKLRSMITEDISVDRLGIAAERRNDQVWYSIPIVVYVGSKAS
- a CDS encoding IS66 family transposase, whose protein sequence is MTIDNINVEETIQRVTSLIAAEQDLSPALKSSLEVLLLLVSLLLNRLGLNSKNSSKPPSTDPFRTKKPRSASGRKPGGQPGHAGTTLRPVSDPDIIKEIVIDRSLLPPGRYRSSGHEARQVIDLDITTLVTEWRAEIVVDEQGRRHVAPFPEGITRPVQYGIGVKVNAVYMSQFQMVPYNRIEDHFLEQMGIPVSSGSIVNFNRDAFDRLAFFEQWVQKALQQEDLLHVDETGINIGGKRCWLHNVSSLGLSHFAPHAKRGGEAIESIGILPGFHGILCHDHWKPYFHYGRVHALCNAHHLRELERAWEQDGQQWAQQLSLLLKEANEMVHGAGGCLDSATAEQYRVRYRELLQQAELECPAPAPKLNNGKRGRIAKSKSRNLLERLQSFENDVLRFLDDPLVPFTNNQAENDLRMIKVQQKVSGCFRSMEGAETFCRIRSYITTCRKQGITASKALRLLFQGRWPDFMSTLVVSVCAE
- a CDS encoding DNA-3-methyladenine glycosylase I; amino-acid sequence: MMQRCGWCGDDALYVAYHDNEWGVPIHDEQMLFEFLILEGAQAGLSWLTILKKRENYRKAFDQFDCEQIAGYSPRKIERLLANPGIVRNRLKIEATVKNARATLGIREQFGSLDTFLWKYVEGAPLQNNWKSLVEIPAQTKESNWMSKDLKKHGFTFVGPTICYAFMQATGMVNDHLVDCFRHREISRLA
- a CDS encoding DUF1778 domain-containing protein — its product is MKQAETREASINIRALRAQRDLIDKAAAIRHKTRSDFILEASCQEAENVLLDRRLFYLKDEDYDAFEAALQTPVSENPALRRLLSERAPWED
- a CDS encoding helix-turn-helix transcriptional regulator, with product MNVEKLTKLDPVIIGYRLDSSLPVIPLTMEVEQAGCAAAHAHPRGQLIYASHGTMRVICDHDIWVVPPSQAVWVPSQQNHEVYFPGKVLLRNLFVDPAWSMGLPEQCTIFKVSSFLRELIGRAAEIGEKYQPDSPGWRVMLVLLDELQHAEATPLHLPMGRDSRLLRVMEALLNDPGDTRDLDQWGSLAGASGRTLARLFVAETGLTFRGWRTRLVLQEAITRLCQSEPVTDIAIDLGYKSLSAFIEMFQREVGCSPGSLRRKY
- a CDS encoding type II toxin-antitoxin system RelE/ParE family toxin, with product MAKITKVLQTPTFKKAVKKLHQNQKKDLDKAVKELIDDPLLGEQKKGDLSFLRVYKFKMNKQLTLLGYSHQDETVTLVLMALGSHENFYRDIKSIYKTE
- a CDS encoding ISL3 family transposase, which translates into the protein MHVKTILNRIEKQPGFIYDTCKWRDSGPPALVITLRPQAGRKPICSKCGQRGPGYDTLRVRSFAFVPLWGIPVFFLYAPRRLQCPTCGVKVEKLPWVVGKSHLTISYAWFLATWCKRLSWKEVAEIFKTSWDTVFRSVEMAVNWGLAYRNIDGITAIGIDEICWRKRKDKFVTLVYQLDQGKRRLLWIGPDRTAKTFREFFDWLGTARSRQLRFICSDMWKPYLAVIAEKAAGAVNILDRFHIMSHMSKAIDEVRADEAKELKKKGKEPLLAKSRWCLLKRPENLTEKQVDRLKDLLACNLRTIRAYLLKEDFQRFWGYSSPAWAGKFLDAWCTRTMRSKIKPMKKVAKMLRAHRPLLLNWFRAKNTIALGCVEGFNNKAKVVTKRSYGFRTYDGLKIALYHGLGDLPIPQGAHRFC